One Vicugna pacos chromosome X, VicPac4, whole genome shotgun sequence DNA window includes the following coding sequences:
- the LOC102542542 gene encoding actin-related protein T1-like — protein sequence MFSPCALDTPAVIFDNGSGLCKVGLSGETGPRHVISSVVGHPKFNMAISESNQKNYFVGEKALYKYEALHLHYPIERGLVTRWDDMENLWKYLYEWELGVKPCEQPVLMTEPSLNPRESREKAVEVMFETFNVPAFYLSNHGVVALYASASVTGLVVDSGDGVTCTVPIFEGYSLPHAVTKLYVAGKDITEHLTRLLLASGCNYPCLLNKALVDDIKETLCYVALDPEKESCKRSKKVLQEYKLPDGNIIQLGDQLYQVPEILFVPDLLGIHNPGLSKMVSSSIMKCDTDIQKNLFAEIVLSGGTTLFPGLEERLMKELEQLASRGTPIKITASPDRCFSAWIGASIVTSLSSFKQMWITSADFREYGTHVVHRRCF from the coding sequence ATGTTTAGCCCATGTGCGTTAGATACTCCAGCTGTAATTTTTGACAATGGATCGGGACTCTGCAAAGTAGGGCTGTCTGGAGAGACTGGACCCCGCCATGTCATCAGTTCCGTTGTGGGGCATCCTAAATTCAACATGGCTATATCAGAAAGCAATCAGAAAAATTACTTTGTTGGGGAAAAAGCCCTGTACAAGTATGAAGCCTTGCATTTACACTACCCCATCGAACGTGGGCTGGTAACAAGATGGGATGACATGGAGAATCTCTGGAAATATCTTTATGAGTGGGAGCTGGGAGTAAAACCCTGTGAACAGCCTGTGCTTATGACTGAGCCCTCACTGAACCCAAGGGAATCTCGAGAGAAGGCAGTAGAAGTGATGTTCGAGACCTTCAATGTGCCGGCCTTCTACCTGTCCAACCACGGGGTCGTAGCTCTTTACGCCTCTGCCTCTGTCACGGGCCTAGTGGTGGACAGTGGGGATGGAGTCACTTGCACTGTCCCCATCTTTGAGGGTTACTCTCTGCCTCATGCTGTCACCAAACTCTATGTGGCAGGGAAGGACATCACAGAGCACCTCACCCGACTCCTCCTTGCTAGTGGGTGTAATTACCCTTGCCTACTCAACAAGGCCTTGGTGGATGACATAAAAGAGACGCTGTGTTATGTGGCCTTGGATCCAGAGAAAGAGTCATGTAAGAGGTCAAAGAAGGTCCTGCAAGAATACAAACTGCCAGATGGGAATATCATCCAGCTTGGGGACCAGCTGTACCAGGTACCTGAGATCCTTTTTGTTCCTGACCTGCTGGGCATCCACAACCCAGGACTCTCAAAAATGGTCTCCAGCAGCATTATGAAGTGTGACACCGACATCCAGAAAAATCTTTTTGCAGAAATTGTGCTGTCTGGGGGTACCACTCTCTTCCCCGGGCTTGAGGAAAGACTTATGAAAGAACTGGAACAGCTGGCCTCCAGAGGGACCCCCATCAAGATCACAGCTTCTCCTGATAGATGTTTCTCTGCATGGATAGGTGCTTCCATCGTGACCTCTCTCAGCAGCTTCAAGCAGATGTGGATCACTTCTGCAGATTTCAGGGAGTATGGGACACATGTCGTTCACAGAAGATGCTTTTAA